The following coding sequences are from one Thermaerobacter subterraneus DSM 13965 window:
- the gcvH gene encoding glycine cleavage system protein GcvH, with translation MAHEVPEGLYYTEEHEWLRVEGEEGVVGITAYAQDQLGDVVFVELPQVGAEYRAKEAFGVVESVKTVSDVYMPVSGRVVAVNGALADRPELVNQDPYGEGWLVRIQILNRDELAGLLDAATYRQRTS, from the coding sequence GTGGCCCACGAGGTGCCGGAAGGCCTGTACTACACCGAGGAGCACGAGTGGCTGCGGGTGGAGGGCGAGGAGGGCGTGGTCGGCATCACGGCCTACGCCCAGGACCAGCTGGGGGATGTGGTCTTCGTCGAACTGCCCCAGGTGGGCGCCGAGTACCGGGCCAAGGAGGCCTTCGGCGTCGTGGAGTCGGTGAAGACCGTCTCCGACGTGTACATGCCCGTTTCGGGGCGGGTGGTGGCCGTCAACGGAGCGCTGGCCGACCGGCCCGAACTGGTCAATCAGGATCCTTACGGCGAGGGCTGGCTCGTCCGCATCCAGATTCTCAACCGGGACGAACTGGCCGGGCTCCTGGATGCCGCGACCTACCGCCAGCGCACCAGCTAA
- the gcvPA gene encoding aminomethyl-transferring glycine dehydrogenase subunit GcvPA gives MAISYIPHTGEDRQAMLAALGIRSVEELFADIPPDLRLQRPLALPPALSEPELVAHLEGLAAANTGAAKVCFLGGGVYDHFIPSVVPYLAGRGEFATAYTPYQPEVSQGTLRAIFEFQTMVAELAGLDVANASMYDGATALAEAAFMAVNIARRERIVVLGGVHPEARQVVETYAGGQDLPVTVVPVDPGLGTTDLKALDEVLAAGDSACVLLQQPNFYGCLEPAPEIARRAKAAGALVVVSADPVSLGLLEAPGRYGADIVVGDGQSLGLPMAYGGPHFGYLACRGEYVRRLPGRIVGRTLDRDGREGYVLTLQTREQHIRRDRATSNICTNHSLMALTATIHLAALGPRGLRRLAEICLHKAHYLAERIEGLPGFRRVFQAPFFKEFAVACERPDFDPAAAALAAGYLVGPDLGRWEPERRGQLLVAVTERRTRQEMDGLLAAWGVRE, from the coding sequence ATGGCGATCAGCTACATACCCCACACCGGCGAGGACCGGCAGGCCATGCTGGCCGCCCTGGGCATCCGGTCGGTGGAAGAGCTGTTTGCGGACATTCCACCGGATCTCCGGCTGCAGCGGCCCCTGGCCCTGCCGCCCGCCCTCAGCGAACCCGAGCTGGTGGCCCACCTGGAAGGACTGGCCGCCGCCAACACCGGGGCGGCCAAGGTCTGCTTCCTGGGGGGCGGCGTCTACGATCACTTCATCCCGTCGGTGGTCCCCTACCTGGCCGGCCGGGGAGAGTTCGCCACCGCCTACACGCCCTACCAGCCCGAGGTCAGCCAGGGCACCCTGCGGGCCATCTTCGAGTTTCAGACCATGGTCGCCGAGCTGGCCGGGCTCGACGTGGCCAACGCGTCCATGTACGACGGAGCGACGGCACTGGCCGAGGCCGCCTTCATGGCCGTCAACATCGCCCGGCGGGAGCGGATCGTGGTGCTGGGCGGCGTGCATCCTGAGGCGCGCCAGGTGGTGGAGACCTACGCCGGCGGGCAGGACCTTCCCGTCACGGTGGTGCCCGTGGACCCCGGTCTCGGTACCACGGACCTCAAGGCCCTGGATGAGGTGCTGGCTGCGGGCGACAGCGCCTGCGTGCTCCTGCAGCAGCCCAACTTCTACGGGTGCCTGGAGCCCGCGCCCGAGATCGCGCGCCGGGCCAAGGCGGCAGGCGCCCTGGTGGTGGTCAGCGCCGATCCCGTCAGCCTGGGGCTTCTCGAGGCACCCGGCCGCTACGGTGCCGACATCGTGGTCGGCGACGGCCAGAGCCTGGGCTTGCCCATGGCCTACGGAGGACCCCACTTCGGGTATCTCGCCTGCCGGGGCGAGTACGTCCGGCGCCTGCCGGGGCGCATCGTCGGGCGGACCCTGGACCGCGACGGGCGGGAAGGGTACGTGCTCACCCTCCAGACCCGCGAGCAGCACATCCGGCGGGACCGCGCCACGTCGAACATCTGCACGAACCACAGCCTGATGGCGTTGACCGCCACGATCCACCTGGCGGCCCTGGGCCCGCGGGGCCTGCGGCGGCTGGCCGAGATCTGCCTGCACAAGGCCCACTACCTGGCGGAGCGGATCGAAGGACTCCCCGGGTTCCGCCGCGTGTTCCAGGCCCCCTTCTTCAAGGAGTTCGCCGTGGCTTGTGAGCGGCCCGACTTCGACCCCGCCGCCGCCGCCCTGGCGGCCGGCTACCTGGTGGGACCCGACCTGGGCCGCTGGGAGCCCGAGCGGCGGGGACAGCTGCTGGTGGCGGTCACGGAGCGCCGCACCCGCCAGGAGATGGACGGCCTCCTGGCGGCCTGGGGGGTGAGGGAATGA
- the gcvPB gene encoding aminomethyl-transferring glycine dehydrogenase subunit GcvPB, translating to MAAGTAPGQAEPAPVGAEPEPLIFSYSRPGRGGMVWPEPDVPVRPVEERVPAELLRQEAPALPEVAEVDLVRHYTRLSQMNHAVDTGFYPLGSCTMKYNPKVNERVAALPGFAGLHPYVPDELAQGALRLMWELERALCEMGGMTRATLQPAAGAHGELTGILLIRAYHRARGQGHRHKVIVPDSAHGTNPATAAMAGYRVVEVPSDARGGVDLGALEAALDDDVAALMLTNPNTLGLFDENIHRIAEMVHAAGGLLYYDGANANAILGISRPGDMGFDVVHFNLHKTFSTPHGGGGPGSGPVGVKEELVPFLPAPLVERDPATGRFYLDYERPQAIGRMRSFYGNFAILVRAYTYIRALGAEGLRRVSEDAVLNANYVMRQLAGLFRLPYDRTCMHEFVLSAANLKERTGVRALDVAKRLLDFGIHPPTIYFPLIVEEALMIEPTETESKETLDRFVAVMRRIVREAQEEPEVVRQAPHTTPVSRLDEALAARRPVLRWRPEGEDAR from the coding sequence ATGGCGGCCGGAACGGCGCCCGGGCAGGCCGAACCCGCCCCCGTGGGGGCCGAGCCGGAGCCGCTGATCTTCAGCTACAGCCGGCCCGGCCGCGGGGGCATGGTCTGGCCCGAGCCCGACGTCCCGGTGCGGCCTGTGGAGGAACGGGTGCCGGCCGAACTGCTGCGCCAGGAGGCCCCCGCCCTGCCGGAGGTGGCCGAGGTCGACCTGGTCCGGCACTATACCCGCCTGAGCCAGATGAACCACGCCGTGGACACCGGGTTCTACCCGCTGGGCTCGTGCACCATGAAGTACAACCCCAAGGTGAACGAGCGGGTGGCGGCCTTGCCCGGCTTTGCCGGCCTGCACCCGTACGTGCCCGACGAGCTGGCTCAAGGGGCGCTTCGGCTCATGTGGGAGCTGGAACGGGCGCTCTGCGAGATGGGCGGCATGACCCGGGCCACCTTGCAGCCGGCGGCCGGCGCCCACGGGGAACTGACGGGCATCCTGCTGATCCGGGCGTATCACCGCGCCCGGGGCCAGGGCCACCGCCACAAGGTCATCGTGCCCGACTCCGCCCACGGGACCAACCCGGCCACGGCCGCCATGGCCGGCTACCGGGTGGTGGAGGTGCCCTCCGACGCCCGGGGCGGGGTCGACCTCGGCGCCCTGGAGGCCGCGCTGGACGACGACGTGGCCGCCCTCATGCTGACCAACCCCAACACCCTGGGGCTCTTCGACGAGAACATCCACCGCATCGCGGAGATGGTCCACGCCGCGGGCGGGCTTCTCTACTACGACGGCGCCAACGCCAACGCCATCCTGGGCATCTCGCGCCCGGGGGACATGGGCTTCGACGTGGTCCACTTCAACCTGCACAAGACCTTCTCCACGCCCCACGGCGGCGGCGGGCCCGGGTCGGGCCCGGTCGGCGTGAAGGAGGAGCTGGTGCCCTTCCTGCCGGCGCCCCTGGTGGAGCGGGACCCGGCCACGGGCCGGTTCTACCTGGACTACGAGCGGCCCCAGGCCATCGGGCGGATGCGTTCCTTCTACGGCAACTTTGCGATCCTGGTCCGGGCCTACACCTACATCCGGGCGCTGGGGGCCGAAGGGCTGCGCCGGGTCAGCGAGGACGCGGTGCTCAATGCCAACTACGTCATGCGGCAGCTGGCCGGCCTGTTCCGGCTGCCCTACGACCGCACCTGCATGCACGAGTTCGTCCTCTCGGCCGCCAACCTCAAGGAGCGCACGGGGGTACGGGCCCTGGACGTGGCCAAGCGGCTGCTGGACTTCGGGATCCACCCGCCGACCATCTACTTCCCGCTCATCGTGGAAGAGGCGCTGATGATCGAGCCCACGGAGACCGAGAGCAAGGAGACCCTCGACCGCTTCGTGGCCGTCATGCGCCGGATCGTACGGGAGGCCCAGGAGGAACCCGAGGTGGTCCGGCAGGCGCCCCACACCACGCCGGTCAGCCGCCTGGACGAGGCCCTGGCGGCGCGGCGGCCCGTGTTGCGCTGGCGGCCTGAAGGGGAGGACGCGCGATGA
- a CDS encoding adenine phosphoribosyltransferase produces the protein MEASLRARIRQVPGYPVPGVTFLDITPLLADGAALGQAVEALAAAVAGIEFDRVLGIEARGFILGAPLAVRLGKGFIPARKPGKLPLEVARQEYQLEYGQAAIEVHQDAIRPGDRILIVDDVLATGGTSAAAAALVEQLGGRVAGFAYLIEIVALGGRRRLGDRPVRVVLPS, from the coding sequence GTGGAGGCGTCGTTGCGGGCGCGGATCCGGCAAGTGCCCGGCTATCCGGTCCCGGGGGTGACCTTCCTTGACATCACCCCGCTCCTGGCCGACGGGGCGGCCCTGGGCCAGGCGGTGGAGGCCCTGGCCGCGGCCGTGGCGGGGATCGAATTCGACCGGGTGCTGGGTATCGAGGCCCGCGGGTTCATCCTGGGGGCACCGCTGGCGGTGCGCCTGGGCAAGGGCTTCATCCCCGCCCGCAAGCCGGGCAAGCTGCCCCTGGAGGTGGCCCGCCAGGAATACCAGCTGGAGTATGGCCAGGCGGCCATCGAAGTCCACCAGGACGCCATCCGGCCCGGCGACCGGATCCTGATCGTCGACGACGTCCTGGCCACCGGAGGAACCAGCGCCGCTGCCGCCGCCCTGGTGGAACAGCTGGGCGGCCGGGTGGCCGGATTCGCCTACCTCATCGAGATCGTTGCCCTGGGGGGCCGCCGGCGCCTGGGAGATCGCCCGGTGCGGGTCGTCCTGCCCTCCTGA
- a CDS encoding M24 family metallopeptidase, whose protein sequence is MALTVPADRATQTAQRLARLRERMAAEGLEAVWIGSPANRRYLSGFSGSSGWLLITATGAQLWTDFRYLEQAAQEAPGYEVVRHEAQVYAHLARHLQEVGVRRLGFEAEHVRYGDWQRLRAALPEEVELVGISGWVEQLRRVKDEVELALIREAARLADEALLEVLAGLRPGVTERQLALELEFAMRRRGATAAAFDLIVVSGPRSALPHGQPGDHAIEAGQFVTLDYGAVVGGYCSDCTRTVVAGRATPRHREIYQVVLEAQRRAVAAIRPGVSGAEVDRAARQVIEEAGYGDRFGHATGHGVGLEVHEGPRLSALAEEDRLEPGMVVTVEPGIYIPGWGGVRIEDLVVVTADGGEILTRVSKELLEVGVA, encoded by the coding sequence ATGGCCTTGACGGTGCCCGCCGATCGCGCAACCCAGACGGCCCAGCGCCTGGCACGGCTGCGGGAGCGGATGGCGGCAGAGGGACTGGAAGCGGTCTGGATCGGCAGCCCGGCCAACCGCCGTTACCTGAGCGGCTTTTCGGGCAGCTCGGGGTGGCTGCTCATCACCGCCACCGGCGCCCAGCTGTGGACGGACTTCCGCTACCTGGAGCAGGCGGCCCAGGAGGCCCCGGGCTATGAGGTGGTGCGCCACGAGGCGCAGGTGTACGCCCACCTGGCCCGGCACCTGCAGGAGGTGGGGGTCCGCCGGCTCGGCTTCGAGGCCGAGCACGTGCGCTACGGCGACTGGCAGCGCCTGCGGGCGGCCCTGCCGGAAGAGGTCGAGCTGGTGGGCATCAGCGGCTGGGTCGAGCAACTGCGCCGGGTGAAGGATGAGGTGGAACTGGCCCTCATTCGCGAGGCCGCGCGCCTGGCCGACGAGGCGCTCCTGGAGGTCCTGGCGGGGCTGCGGCCGGGGGTCACGGAGCGCCAGCTGGCGCTGGAGCTGGAGTTCGCCATGCGCCGGCGCGGGGCGACGGCGGCGGCCTTCGACCTGATCGTGGTCTCGGGCCCGCGCTCGGCCCTGCCCCACGGGCAGCCGGGGGATCATGCCATCGAAGCCGGCCAGTTCGTCACCCTGGATTATGGGGCCGTGGTGGGCGGGTACTGTTCCGACTGCACCCGTACGGTGGTGGCCGGACGGGCCACGCCCCGGCACAGGGAAATCTACCAGGTGGTGCTGGAGGCCCAGCGCCGCGCCGTGGCCGCCATCCGGCCCGGGGTCAGCGGGGCGGAGGTGGACCGGGCCGCCCGCCAGGTGATCGAAGAGGCCGGCTACGGCGACCGGTTCGGCCATGCCACGGGCCACGGCGTGGGCTTGGAGGTCCACGAGGGTCCCCGCCTCTCGGCCCTGGCCGAGGAGGACCGGCTGGAACCGGGCATGGTGGTGACGGTGGAGCCCGGCATCTACATTCCGGGGTGGGGCGGCGTGCGCATCGAGGACCTGGTGGTCGTCACCGCCGACGGCGGCGAGATCCTGACCCGGGTCAGCAAGGAGCTGCTGGAGGTGGGCGTGGCCTGA
- the efp gene encoding elongation factor P, whose product MIQAGDFKNGMTVIIDGQVHQVLEFQHVKPGRGQAFVRAKIRNLETGATVNRTFRPDERFPPAPVEKREMQYLYDADGQYFFMDTETYDQVGLSAAQLGDAVNFLKEGMVVKVLQTGEKTLGVELPTAVDLKVVETEPGVRGDTAQGGSKPARLETGAVVQVPLFVNAGDVIRVDTRTGEYVERVS is encoded by the coding sequence ATGATCCAGGCAGGGGATTTCAAGAACGGGATGACCGTGATCATCGACGGCCAGGTGCACCAGGTGCTGGAGTTCCAGCATGTCAAGCCCGGTCGCGGCCAGGCCTTCGTGCGGGCCAAGATCCGCAACCTGGAGACGGGGGCCACGGTGAACCGCACCTTCCGGCCGGACGAGCGCTTCCCGCCGGCGCCCGTCGAGAAGCGGGAGATGCAATACCTGTACGATGCCGACGGCCAGTACTTCTTCATGGACACGGAAACCTACGACCAGGTGGGCCTGAGCGCCGCCCAGCTGGGGGACGCGGTCAACTTCCTCAAGGAAGGCATGGTGGTGAAGGTCCTGCAGACGGGGGAGAAGACCCTGGGCGTGGAGCTGCCCACGGCCGTCGACCTCAAGGTGGTGGAGACGGAACCCGGGGTCCGGGGCGATACCGCCCAGGGCGGGTCCAAGCCGGCCCGGCTGGAGACCGGAGCCGTCGTGCAGGTCCCCCTCTTCGTCAACGCCGGTGACGTGATCCGGGTGGACACCCGGACGGGCGAGTACGTGGAACGGGTTTCCTGA
- a CDS encoding CD1247 N-terminal domain-containing protein: MARLRQRVAYLNGLAAGLNLSTQSAEGRVLAGIIEVLDAMAEEMERLDGRLGELAEYLGELDQDLFDLEEAVSGEGTGDGDLWDEEDLPEAADGEAGDQDEEAAPGDFEGALVFDAGIPTRHREDGTGPGRTQQEDGQLVDGLLLECPHCGTQYAVAMDDLEFDREPEEDENEFEWVCPHCGEVVHDFLPDADPDDSDDPLEAGARQTAAMERPAGDGAAAGVPPGRRESGTSAAPVAPAGAGTAAAPAGGATPVAPF; the protein is encoded by the coding sequence ATGGCCCGCTTGCGCCAGCGGGTAGCCTACCTGAACGGGCTGGCCGCGGGACTGAACCTGTCCACCCAGTCGGCCGAAGGCCGGGTGCTGGCCGGCATCATCGAGGTCCTGGATGCCATGGCCGAGGAAATGGAACGGCTCGACGGGCGGTTGGGCGAGCTGGCGGAATACCTGGGCGAGCTGGACCAGGACCTGTTCGACCTGGAAGAGGCTGTTAGCGGCGAAGGGACGGGCGACGGCGACCTGTGGGACGAAGAGGACCTTCCGGAGGCGGCGGACGGCGAGGCCGGCGACCAGGACGAAGAGGCGGCCCCGGGGGACTTTGAGGGGGCCCTGGTCTTTGACGCCGGCATCCCCACCCGCCACCGCGAGGACGGCACCGGGCCCGGACGAACGCAGCAGGAGGACGGGCAGCTGGTGGACGGGCTTTTGCTGGAATGTCCCCACTGCGGCACGCAGTATGCCGTCGCCATGGACGATCTGGAGTTCGACCGGGAGCCGGAAGAAGACGAGAACGAGTTCGAATGGGTCTGCCCCCACTGCGGGGAGGTGGTCCACGACTTTCTGCCCGACGCCGACCCCGACGACAGCGACGACCCGCTGGAGGCGGGAGCCCGCCAGACCGCAGCCATGGAGCGGCCTGCGGGCGACGGCGCCGCCGCCGGGGTCCCGCCCGGGCGCCGGGAATCCGGGACGAGCGCGGCCCCGGTGGCGCCAGCCGGTGCCGGCACGGCGGCCGCCCCCGCCGGTGGCGCCACGCCGGTGGCCCCCTTCTAG
- a CDS encoding stage III sporulation protein AB: MGWLGFALVLLACSAWGWQRAAELARRPGELRILRSALQALESEIAFGVTPLPEAFGRIARLYPEPAATLFRQAAALLAPPRSQTAAAVWEEAVDALARTSALTREDGGILRALAPYLGATGRDDQVRHLRLAMARLEAAETLARDLDQRWGRLYRYGGVLAGAFIGLLLL; encoded by the coding sequence ATGGGGTGGCTGGGTTTTGCCCTGGTGCTGCTGGCCTGTTCGGCCTGGGGGTGGCAGCGGGCAGCCGAGCTGGCCCGGCGACCCGGGGAGCTGAGGATCCTGCGCAGCGCCCTGCAGGCCCTTGAAAGCGAGATTGCCTTCGGGGTGACGCCGCTGCCCGAGGCCTTCGGGCGCATCGCCCGGCTCTACCCCGAACCGGCCGCGACCTTGTTCCGGCAGGCGGCCGCCCTGCTGGCGCCGCCCCGGTCCCAGACCGCGGCGGCTGTCTGGGAGGAGGCGGTGGACGCCCTGGCCCGCACGAGCGCCCTGACCCGCGAGGATGGTGGCATCCTCCGGGCCCTGGCCCCCTACCTGGGGGCCACGGGCCGGGACGACCAGGTCCGTCACCTGCGGCTGGCCATGGCCCGGCTGGAGGCAGCCGAGACCCTGGCCCGGGACCTGGACCAGCGGTGGGGGCGGCTGTACCGCTACGGCGGCGTGCTGGCGGGGGCCTTCATCGGGCTGCTTCTGCTGTAG
- the spoIIIAC gene encoding stage III sporulation protein AC, with protein MIDPNLILRLAGIGIIVTVVYTLLKTAGREEYAFTVLLAGLAVVLWMTVQVIVELFETIQNLFDLG; from the coding sequence GTGATCGACCCCAACCTGATCCTGCGGCTGGCCGGCATCGGCATCATCGTCACCGTGGTCTACACCTTGCTGAAGACCGCGGGACGGGAGGAGTACGCCTTCACCGTCCTGCTGGCGGGACTGGCGGTGGTGCTCTGGATGACGGTCCAGGTCATCGTCGAGCTGTTCGAGACCATCCAGAACCTCTTCGATCTGGGCTGA
- the spoIIIAD gene encoding stage III sporulation protein AD, translating to MTVAQVVGIALVASVLLVLLRQARPEWALLLSIVTAVAVFLLLVDDIAAVIRVLQQVADRADLDARYTATLLKIVGVAYLAEFGAQLCRDAGESALAAKVELAGKVVILLLAVPILMAVLELLVGLLPA from the coding sequence ATGACCGTCGCCCAGGTGGTCGGCATCGCCCTGGTGGCCAGCGTTCTGCTGGTGCTGCTGCGGCAGGCGCGGCCGGAGTGGGCGCTGCTGCTGAGCATCGTCACCGCCGTGGCCGTGTTCCTCCTGCTGGTGGACGACATCGCAGCGGTGATCCGCGTCCTCCAGCAGGTGGCGGACCGGGCCGATCTGGACGCCCGCTACACCGCCACCCTGCTGAAGATCGTCGGCGTGGCCTACCTGGCCGAGTTCGGCGCCCAGCTTTGCCGGGACGCCGGCGAATCGGCCCTGGCCGCCAAGGTCGAACTGGCGGGCAAGGTCGTGATCCTGCTGCTGGCCGTGCCCATTCTCATGGCGGTGCTGGAGCTCCTGGTCGGCCTTCTGCCGGCCTGA
- the spoIIIAE gene encoding stage III sporulation protein AE, translated as MAAVARGQGLQVKAGRPAVHRRRGLRPPSRGWPAASRTGSGPAAGPVLGLWARGALALLVLLVLPFLPGTALLAGAAAPAPGAGPSPADEGAPAGAGQGAGRPLPWTAGLAAGAVPVQSPRAGTLPAAPAGSGGPGSGGIAASPSGGTAAIPGPAAAAPPAFVDVEQLAREQWEETEGATGFLEALDRVRQQVGEAIPGLDWEHTLDALRRGELPWSAGDLLGALLRALAGEVLTNGGLLLRLLVLAVLLAVLQAIENAFDNEAVARAAYAVTYLALIALALVSFRDALTISQQAIRGLVDFLLASLPVLLTLMASTGALATAGILHPLVVATAHTVSVIVGQWVLPLIFLAAVVDIAGHFPVGNSLSGLSRLLRQAALVILGLAGTVFLTVVAIQGAAGSVADGIALRTAKYLVGTFIPVVGGMLSDSVELVVTSSLLLKNAVNLLGMLAVFALVAWPLLKLVALVFVYRLVAAAIQPVGPGHVAGALQSMGDHLVLVGAATAVVGLMFFIVMAVMLAAGNAAVMMR; from the coding sequence GTGGCAGCAGTGGCGCGGGGGCAAGGGCTGCAGGTGAAGGCCGGGAGGCCGGCGGTGCACCGGCGCCGGGGCTTGCGGCCTCCATCCCGGGGATGGCCGGCCGCATCCCGGACCGGCAGCGGACCCGCCGCCGGCCCGGTCCTGGGCCTCTGGGCCCGCGGTGCCCTAGCCCTCCTCGTGCTGCTGGTGCTGCCCTTCCTACCCGGGACGGCCCTGCTGGCCGGGGCCGCCGCCCCGGCCCCGGGTGCCGGCCCGAGCCCGGCCGATGAGGGCGCGCCGGCGGGGGCGGGACAGGGAGCGGGGCGACCCCTCCCCTGGACCGCCGGCCTGGCGGCCGGTGCCGTGCCGGTCCAAAGCCCCCGGGCCGGTACCCTGCCGGCCGCACCGGCGGGGAGTGGAGGCCCGGGGTCCGGGGGGATCGCGGCCAGCCCTTCCGGAGGGACCGCGGCCATCCCCGGACCGGCGGCGGCCGCCCCGCCCGCTTTCGTTGACGTGGAGCAGCTGGCCCGGGAGCAGTGGGAGGAGACCGAAGGCGCCACCGGTTTCCTGGAGGCCCTGGACCGGGTGCGCCAGCAGGTGGGGGAGGCCATCCCCGGCCTGGACTGGGAGCACACCCTGGACGCCCTGCGGCGCGGCGAGCTGCCCTGGAGCGCCGGCGACCTGCTGGGGGCCCTGCTCCGGGCTCTGGCCGGCGAGGTGCTGACCAACGGGGGCCTGCTGCTGCGCCTGCTGGTGCTGGCGGTGCTCCTGGCGGTCCTGCAGGCCATCGAGAACGCCTTCGACAACGAGGCGGTGGCCCGGGCCGCGTATGCGGTGACCTATCTGGCGCTCATCGCCCTGGCCCTGGTCAGCTTTCGCGATGCCCTCACCATCAGCCAGCAGGCCATCCGCGGCCTGGTGGACTTCCTCCTGGCCAGCCTGCCGGTGCTGCTGACCCTCATGGCGAGCACCGGTGCCCTGGCCACGGCCGGGATCCTCCACCCGCTGGTGGTGGCCACCGCCCACACGGTGAGCGTCATCGTGGGCCAGTGGGTCCTGCCCCTGATCTTCCTGGCGGCGGTGGTGGACATCGCAGGGCACTTCCCGGTAGGAAACTCCCTCTCCGGCCTGTCCCGGCTGCTGCGCCAGGCGGCGCTGGTGATCCTCGGCCTGGCCGGCACGGTGTTCCTGACGGTGGTGGCCATCCAGGGCGCTGCCGGCAGCGTGGCCGACGGCATCGCCCTCCGGACGGCCAAGTACCTGGTGGGGACGTTCATCCCGGTGGTGGGCGGCATGCTGTCGGACTCGGTGGAACTGGTGGTGACGTCCTCCCTGCTGCTGAAGAACGCCGTCAACCTGCTGGGCATGCTGGCGGTCTTCGCCCTGGTGGCCTGGCCCCTGCTCAAGCTGGTGGCCCTGGTCTTCGTCTACCGCCTGGTGGCGGCGGCGATCCAGCCCGTGGGGCCGGGGCACGTCGCCGGGGCCCTGCAGTCCATGGGCGACCACCTGGTGCTGGTGGGGGCGGCCACGGCCGTGGTGGGGCTGATGTTCTTCATCGTCATGGCGGTCATGCTGGCGGCGGGCAACGCCGCCGTGATGATGCGCTAG
- a CDS encoding stage III sporulation protein AF yields MGALSDWVRQVVMVLVLTGVVELALPTGALRRYVQVVLGLLVLLAIVRPVLAWLGSEPATLVPAWQQVLEGMSAGPGRAGGPAGTVGPQDLQAARDRTRSLALDLHRQRLVALIRDEVRAVVGTEPLAIDLDLVTDPGSPRWGAVTGLTVHLPARRPAPAPGGFPPGASPDPSSGPAAPGDSAPDQGPPGPGSAVRPVEPVRIPPVVPSGSSGPPAPGGAPQGRGGLPAGPDLASGGGPLPAAERRALAQRLQQALASRLGLDPAAVGVVWVEAVEGGDGGGPG; encoded by the coding sequence ATGGGGGCGCTCAGCGACTGGGTTCGCCAGGTGGTCATGGTCCTCGTCCTCACCGGGGTGGTGGAGCTGGCGCTGCCCACCGGGGCCCTGCGCCGGTACGTCCAGGTGGTGCTGGGGCTGCTGGTGCTGCTGGCCATCGTGCGTCCGGTGCTGGCCTGGCTGGGCAGCGAGCCGGCGACCCTGGTGCCGGCGTGGCAACAGGTCTTAGAGGGCATGAGCGCCGGGCCGGGCCGGGCAGGCGGCCCGGCGGGGACCGTGGGTCCCCAAGACCTCCAGGCGGCCCGGGACCGGACCCGCAGCCTGGCCCTGGACCTGCACCGGCAGCGGCTGGTGGCGCTGATCCGGGATGAGGTCCGGGCGGTGGTGGGCACGGAGCCCCTGGCCATCGACCTGGACCTGGTCACCGACCCCGGTTCGCCCCGCTGGGGAGCGGTGACCGGCCTGACCGTCCACCTGCCCGCCCGCCGGCCGGCGCCCGCGCCGGGGGGCTTCCCGCCCGGTGCTTCCCCGGACCCGTCCAGCGGCCCGGCCGCCCCCGGCGATTCCGCACCGGACCAGGGTCCTCCCGGGCCGGGTAGCGCCGTCCGCCCGGTGGAACCCGTCCGCATCCCGCCGGTGGTTCCGTCAGGGAGCAGCGGGCCGCCTGCCCCGGGCGGCGCGCCGCAGGGTCGGGGAGGGCTGCCGGCGGGTCCTGACCTCGCGTCCGGCGGCGGGCCGCTCCCCGCAGCGGAGCGCCGGGCGCTGGCCCAGCGCCTCCAGCAGGCCCTGGCCTCACGCCTCGGCCTGGATCCGGCGGCCGTGGGGGTGGTGTGGGTGGAAGCCGTGGAGGGAGGTGATGGCGGTGGCCCAGGGTGA
- a CDS encoding SpoIIIAH-like family protein, whose translation MTKAQAASPARFLVFLVVVAVVFAYIAAKWDDFNHQSALYDGSSGVASWDQQGTGTADLSGGPSGEPGSTGLPGGEAGAGATGSQAGAVPDVEAGSFAELRVQRTAIYDRQIEQLQAIAGDPNASASAREQAQQALVQLTQRQGVEQQIEQLIKSKGYEDAVVFVYDQAAIVVVKADRFAQADAARIADIVRQVTGIGYEGIRIVTRNS comes from the coding sequence ATGACCAAGGCTCAGGCGGCATCGCCGGCACGGTTTCTCGTCTTCCTGGTGGTGGTGGCAGTGGTCTTTGCCTACATCGCCGCCAAGTGGGACGACTTCAACCACCAGAGCGCCCTGTACGACGGCAGCTCGGGTGTGGCCAGCTGGGATCAGCAGGGTACGGGGACCGCGGATCTGAGCGGCGGCCCCTCCGGTGAACCCGGTTCCACCGGGTTGCCGGGCGGCGAGGCGGGTGCGGGGGCCACCGGGAGCCAGGCCGGTGCCGTGCCCGACGTGGAGGCGGGCAGCTTCGCTGAGCTGCGGGTCCAGCGCACGGCGATCTATGACCGGCAGATCGAGCAGCTGCAGGCCATCGCCGGCGACCCCAACGCCAGCGCCAGCGCCCGCGAGCAGGCCCAGCAGGCCCTGGTGCAGCTCACCCAGCGCCAGGGGGTCGAGCAGCAGATCGAGCAGCTGATCAAGAGCAAGGGCTATGAGGACGCGGTGGTATTCGTCTACGACCAGGCCGCCATCGTGGTGGTCAAGGCCGACCGGTTCGCCCAGGCGGACGCCGCCCGCATCGCCGACATCGTCCGCCAGGTCACGGGCATCGGGTATGAGGGCATCCGCATCGTCACGCGGAACAGCTGA